One genomic region from Esox lucius isolate fEsoLuc1 chromosome 24, fEsoLuc1.pri, whole genome shotgun sequence encodes:
- the LOC105030960 gene encoding gastrula zinc finger protein XlCGF26.1-like isoform X1, with protein MRWTCQHPVVRLTKIELTRRPHETIVMKKCLICLERLPPSLTYCNKQSTCVPKQTATSPKDIHGPDAQPPSGYSLVFTRPRREQGNTKAQPTAAESNASEENVDEDQWKGVNADAGQMLGDKSLQDIKPRPSRKQTKATITRQEHLCPECGKVFKSLSNFKLHQQTHTGDRPYCCELCGKCFATAWKLRNHQFVVHRREKTIECPTCGKCFATKSYLDRHANVHSTEKPFRCLVCQKCFKRKNCLKEHTMLHNSNSNVYACDACPKTFVKLKYLKNHQLTHTGGGTHYCELCGRRFKTHSVLKQHQASVHRGEKPFRCVICGKCFAEKQHLKKHTSIHSEERAFQCCQCQMCFKTKYMLNDHKKTHSDYKPYACDKCPMTFVRSKYLKMHQASHLTSKPLACSYCGKGFKGDRERRRHERTHTEEPPHTCDICGKGFYRRHSLKVHAALHTGEKPFSCESCGKTFALESYRKSHVAKFHSVTEHVCKKCGKKYRDVIHFRSHVVQGCLGNSASSLF; from the exons ATGAG GTGGACGTGTCAACATCCAGTGGTGAGGCTGACAAAAATCGAGCTGACAAGAAGGCCACATGAAACCATAGTGATGAAAAAATGCTTGATATGTCTGGAAAGATTACCACCCTCACTAACGTACTGTAACAAACAGAGCACCTGTGTACCAAAACAGACTGCCACTAGTCCTAAAGACATTCACGGTCCTGACGCCCAACCTCCCAGTGGGTACTCTTTAGTGTTCACCAGACCCAGAAGGGAACAGGGGAACACAAAAGCACAACCCACAGCAGCAGAATCAAACGCAAGTGAGGAGAATGTTGATGAGGACCAATGGAAAGGGGTGAATGCTGATGCTGGACAAATGCTGGGAGACAAATCTCTTCAGGACATAAAGCCAAGACCCAGCAGGAAACAAACCAAGGCTACCATCACCAGACAAGAGCACCTTTGTCCAGAATGCGGGAAGGTTTTTAAGAGTTTAAGTAATTTTAAACTGCACCAACAAACTCACACAGGAGATAGACCTTATTGTTGTGAGTTATGtgggaaatgttttgcaacTGCTTGGAAGCTCAGAAATCACCAGTTTGTGGTCCACAGGAGGGAGAAGACAATTGAGTGTCCAACATGTGGGAAGTGTTTTGCAACCAAGAGTTATTTGGACCGTCATGCAAATGTTCACTCAACAGAGAAACCGTTCAGATGCCTCGTGTGTCAGAAGtgttttaaaaggaaaaattGCCTCAAGGAACATACGATGTTGcacaattcaaattcaaacgtGTATGCTTGTGACGCATGTCCAAAAACCTTCGTGAAGTTGAAGTACCTCAAGAATCACCAGCTAACTCACACTGGAGGGGGCACTCATTATTGTGAGTTGTGTGGGAGACGTTTCAAGACTCATTCTGTACTCAAACAGCACCAAGCATCCGTTCATAGGGGAGAGAAGCCATTCCGTTGCGTTATTTGTGGAAAGtgctttgcagaaaagcaacatttgaaaaaacacaCGAGTATCCATTCAGAAGAGAGAGCTTTCCAGTGCTGCCAGTGTCAGATGTGTTTCAAAACCAAATATATGCTCAACGACCATAAGAAGACGCACTCCGACTACAAGCCGTATGCTTGTGACAAATGCCCAATGACCTTCGTTCGGTCAAAATACCTCAAGATGCATCAAGCCTCTCACCTGACCAGCAAGCCGTTAGCATGCAGCTACTGTGGGAAAGGTTTCAAAGGTGACCGGGAGCGCAGGAGACATGAACGCACCCACACTGAAGAACCACCTCATACCTGTGACATATGTGGCAAGGGTTTCTACAGACGGCATTCGTTAAAAGTCCACGCAGCCTTGCACACGGGAGAGAAGCCCTTTTCCTGCGAGAGCTGCGGCAAGACGTTTGCTCTGGAATCCTATCGTAAATCCCATGTAGCAAAGTTTCACTCGGTCACAGAACACGTCTGTAAAAAGTGTGGGAAGAAATACAGGGATGTTATTCATTTCAGAAGCCATGTGGTTCAGGGTTGTTTAGGGAATAGTGCTTCATCATTGTTTTGA
- the LOC105030960 gene encoding gastrula zinc finger protein XlCGF26.1-like isoform X2, whose translation MKKCLICLERLPPSLTYCNKQSTCVPKQTATSPKDIHGPDAQPPSGYSLVFTRPRREQGNTKAQPTAAESNASEENVDEDQWKGVNADAGQMLGDKSLQDIKPRPSRKQTKATITRQEHLCPECGKVFKSLSNFKLHQQTHTGDRPYCCELCGKCFATAWKLRNHQFVVHRREKTIECPTCGKCFATKSYLDRHANVHSTEKPFRCLVCQKCFKRKNCLKEHTMLHNSNSNVYACDACPKTFVKLKYLKNHQLTHTGGGTHYCELCGRRFKTHSVLKQHQASVHRGEKPFRCVICGKCFAEKQHLKKHTSIHSEERAFQCCQCQMCFKTKYMLNDHKKTHSDYKPYACDKCPMTFVRSKYLKMHQASHLTSKPLACSYCGKGFKGDRERRRHERTHTEEPPHTCDICGKGFYRRHSLKVHAALHTGEKPFSCESCGKTFALESYRKSHVAKFHSVTEHVCKKCGKKYRDVIHFRSHVVQGCLGNSASSLF comes from the coding sequence ATGAAAAAATGCTTGATATGTCTGGAAAGATTACCACCCTCACTAACGTACTGTAACAAACAGAGCACCTGTGTACCAAAACAGACTGCCACTAGTCCTAAAGACATTCACGGTCCTGACGCCCAACCTCCCAGTGGGTACTCTTTAGTGTTCACCAGACCCAGAAGGGAACAGGGGAACACAAAAGCACAACCCACAGCAGCAGAATCAAACGCAAGTGAGGAGAATGTTGATGAGGACCAATGGAAAGGGGTGAATGCTGATGCTGGACAAATGCTGGGAGACAAATCTCTTCAGGACATAAAGCCAAGACCCAGCAGGAAACAAACCAAGGCTACCATCACCAGACAAGAGCACCTTTGTCCAGAATGCGGGAAGGTTTTTAAGAGTTTAAGTAATTTTAAACTGCACCAACAAACTCACACAGGAGATAGACCTTATTGTTGTGAGTTATGtgggaaatgttttgcaacTGCTTGGAAGCTCAGAAATCACCAGTTTGTGGTCCACAGGAGGGAGAAGACAATTGAGTGTCCAACATGTGGGAAGTGTTTTGCAACCAAGAGTTATTTGGACCGTCATGCAAATGTTCACTCAACAGAGAAACCGTTCAGATGCCTCGTGTGTCAGAAGtgttttaaaaggaaaaattGCCTCAAGGAACATACGATGTTGcacaattcaaattcaaacgtGTATGCTTGTGACGCATGTCCAAAAACCTTCGTGAAGTTGAAGTACCTCAAGAATCACCAGCTAACTCACACTGGAGGGGGCACTCATTATTGTGAGTTGTGTGGGAGACGTTTCAAGACTCATTCTGTACTCAAACAGCACCAAGCATCCGTTCATAGGGGAGAGAAGCCATTCCGTTGCGTTATTTGTGGAAAGtgctttgcagaaaagcaacatttgaaaaaacacaCGAGTATCCATTCAGAAGAGAGAGCTTTCCAGTGCTGCCAGTGTCAGATGTGTTTCAAAACCAAATATATGCTCAACGACCATAAGAAGACGCACTCCGACTACAAGCCGTATGCTTGTGACAAATGCCCAATGACCTTCGTTCGGTCAAAATACCTCAAGATGCATCAAGCCTCTCACCTGACCAGCAAGCCGTTAGCATGCAGCTACTGTGGGAAAGGTTTCAAAGGTGACCGGGAGCGCAGGAGACATGAACGCACCCACACTGAAGAACCACCTCATACCTGTGACATATGTGGCAAGGGTTTCTACAGACGGCATTCGTTAAAAGTCCACGCAGCCTTGCACACGGGAGAGAAGCCCTTTTCCTGCGAGAGCTGCGGCAAGACGTTTGCTCTGGAATCCTATCGTAAATCCCATGTAGCAAAGTTTCACTCGGTCACAGAACACGTCTGTAAAAAGTGTGGGAAGAAATACAGGGATGTTATTCATTTCAGAAGCCATGTGGTTCAGGGTTGTTTAGGGAATAGTGCTTCATCATTGTTTTGA
- the nectin4a gene encoding nectin-4: MTTNITPLLWILGCFVAVVHGDFVEPSTGFSLRSLAEGETRLPCRFKVDEDQVVVQVTWTKEKTDGSKEQIITVHHTSGHTEFGQYSGRVRFSSSDPMVDSSLLIMNTMESDEGKYNCHISTFPSGNFERPLSLIVWTTPISSLDAVVLVEGESFRSAASCRSVARPPPHLSWDTNLPGQVLNRSSESGSVYSQFSLHPLRSMNGKKLDCLVWHATLKIPRRITNKLVVHYPPNPEITGFDQNWFAGLEGAALSCLSGGNPKPESYTWYRKDGELPEGVIGKNGSLKFNRPLALTDAGIYQCVAENVVGAGTADVEVTVAESPNKQAPFHSVLMIIVGAVAVVLLLIMAVIIILVTRHHKRKNMKLERELNVKKEEISTLSRQASFRRINSVSTDARGHTEENIPLRGERGQSGQGTLGSSLSSLGEQGRIRDSSSTLVGGGIDYLGRPVLHNSSRRGRDCRTMREEENRLRVESYVQNSTLSMDPPLHPPLQPSPFPMEQSTELRRPLNGSAIVPSEGSLHARHRPGSRNTHSPNGYPTINGHREEDEDEDAEEELGMSARRSPFDAVGSEGQDSENNGPLISDAERGQNHYFQQNNGVLRPKTLPKPSPNPSLHRPYPQPTAIQKAQIV, encoded by the exons ATGACAACGAACATAACTCCACTGCTGTGGATTCTGGGGTGTTTCG TGGCTGTAGTTCATGGGGACTTTGTGGAACCTTCCACAGGCTTCTCCCTGCGATCCCTAGCCGAAGGTGAGACCCGGCTGCCTTGCCGGTTCAAGGTGGATGAGGACCAAGTAGTGGTGCAG GTCACCTGGACTAAGGAGAAGACGGATGGCAGCAAGGAGCAGATCATCACTGTACACCACACTTCTGGACACACGG AGTTTGGTCAGTACTCGGGTCGGGTGCGGTTCAGCAGTAGTGATCCCATGGTGGACTCGTCCCTCCTCATCATGAACACTATGGAGTCCGATGAGGGCAAATACAACTGTCACATCAGCACGTTCCCTTCGGGGAACTTCGAACGGCCGCTGTCACTCATCGTGTGGA CCACGCCCATCTCATCCCTGGATGCCGTGGTCCTTGTCGAGGGCGAGTCCTTCCGATCGGCCGCCTCCTGCCGCTCCGTTGCTCGCCCCCCACCGCACCTGTCCTGGGACACCAACCTGCCGGGCCAGGTGCTGAACAGGAGCTCGGAGAGCGGATCGGTCTACTCCCAATTCTCCCTGCACCCCCTGCGGAGTATGAATGGGAAGAAGCTGGACTGCCTGGTGTGGCACGCAACACTGAAGATACCGCGCAGGATCACAAACAAACTGGTGGTGCACT ATCCTCCCAATCCAGAGATCACAGGGTTTGACCAGAACTGGTTTGCTGGTCTGGAGGGAGCTGCCCTCAGCTGTCTCAGTGGAGGAAATCCCAAACCAGAGAGTTACACCTGGTACAG GAAGGATGGAGAATTACCAGAAGGGGTGATTGGGAAGAATGGATCCCTGAAATTTAATAGGCCCCTCGCACTGACAGATGCTGGCATCTACCAGTGTGTGGCCGAAAACGTTGTGGGGGCGGGGACAGCAGATGTGGAAGTCACAGTGGCAG AGTCGCCCAACAAACAAGCGCCCTTTCACAGCGTCCTGATGATCATTGTGGGAGCAGTGGCCGTGGTCCTGCTCCTTATCATGGCCGTCATTATCATCCTGGTGACCCGTCACCACAAACGCAAGAACATGAAACTGGAGAGAGAGCTGAATGTGAAGAA GGAGGAGATCAGCACACTATCCAGACAGGCCTCTTTCAGGAGAATCAACTCCGTCAGTACGGATGCCAGAGGACAT ACAGAGGAGAATATCCCCCtcagaggggagaggggacagagTGGACAAGGGACACTGGGGTCCAGTCTATCCTCCCTAGGG GAGCAAGGACGCATTAGGGATAGCAGCTCTACTCTAGTAGGAGGTGGGATTGACTACCTGGGCAGACCAGTTCTTCACAACTCTTCAAGGAGAGGCAGGGATTGCAGGACcatgagagaggaggaaaacCGACTCCGGGTGGAGTCATACGTGCAGAATAGCACTTTGTCTAtg GATCCTCCCCTCCACCCGCCTCTCCAGCCCTCTCCCTTCCCGATGGAACAGTCCACAGAGCTGCGGAGGCCCCTGAACGGGAGCGCCATCGTCCCCTCCGAGGGGAGTTTACATGCACGGCACAGGCCCGGGAGCAGGAACACACATTCGCCAAACGGCTACCCGACGATTAATGGCCACAGAGAAGAAGACGAGGATGAAGACGCGGAAGAGGAGCTGGGGATGAGCGCGAGGAGGAGTCCGTTCGATGCGGTGGGGTCAGAGGGTCAGGACAGCGAGAACAACGGCCCTCTGATCTCAGATGCGGAACGAGGACAAAACCACTACTTCCAGCAGAACAACGGCGTGCTGAGACCCAAAACGCTCCCTAAACCCAGCCCCAACCCTTCCCTCCACCGCCCGTACCCGCAACCGACCGCGATCCAAAAGGCCCAGATAGTGTAG
- the fcer1g gene encoding high affinity immunoglobulin epsilon receptor subunit gamma isoform X1, whose amino-acid sequence MTMGERLFVSAVPLWMSFGSAAALAEPQICYILDGILFVYGIILTVLYCRIKYSQQMSPGNGRGAGTGNAGKKEESTYMGLTPRAQDTYETIGQKKGLNE is encoded by the exons ATGACGATGGGAGAGAGGTTGTTTGTTTCTGCTGTTCCTCTCTGGATGAGTTTTGGCAGTGCTG CGGCCCTGGCCGAGCCTCAGATCTGTTACATCCTGGATGGCATCTTGTTTGTGTACGGCATCATCTTAACCGTGCTATACTGCAGGATCAAG TATTCCCAACAGATGTCTCCGGGGAATGGGAGAGgtgctggaacaggaaatgcAGGG AAAAAAGAGGAAAGCACATATATG GGTCTGACCCCTCGTGCTCAAGACACCTATGAGACAATCGGTCAGAAGAAGGGATTGAATGAGTAG
- the fcer1g gene encoding high affinity immunoglobulin epsilon receptor subunit gamma, with protein sequence MTMGERLFVSAVPLWMSFGSAAALAEPQICYILDGILFVYGIILTVLYCRIKMSPGNGRGAGTGNAGKKEESTYMGLTPRAQDTYETIGQKKGLNE encoded by the exons ATGACGATGGGAGAGAGGTTGTTTGTTTCTGCTGTTCCTCTCTGGATGAGTTTTGGCAGTGCTG CGGCCCTGGCCGAGCCTCAGATCTGTTACATCCTGGATGGCATCTTGTTTGTGTACGGCATCATCTTAACCGTGCTATACTGCAGGATCAAG ATGTCTCCGGGGAATGGGAGAGgtgctggaacaggaaatgcAGGG AAAAAAGAGGAAAGCACATATATG GGTCTGACCCCTCGTGCTCAAGACACCTATGAGACAATCGGTCAGAAGAAGGGATTGAATGAGTAG
- the fcer1g gene encoding high affinity immunoglobulin epsilon receptor subunit gamma isoform X2, giving the protein MTMGERLFVSAVPLWMSFGSAAALAEPQICYILDGILFVYGIILTVLYCRIKYSQQMSPGNGRGAGTGNAGKKKRKAHIWV; this is encoded by the exons ATGACGATGGGAGAGAGGTTGTTTGTTTCTGCTGTTCCTCTCTGGATGAGTTTTGGCAGTGCTG CGGCCCTGGCCGAGCCTCAGATCTGTTACATCCTGGATGGCATCTTGTTTGTGTACGGCATCATCTTAACCGTGCTATACTGCAGGATCAAG TATTCCCAACAGATGTCTCCGGGGAATGGGAGAGgtgctggaacaggaaatgcAGGG AA AAAAAAGAGGAAAGCACATATATG GGTCTGA
- the ndufs2 gene encoding NADH dehydrogenase [ubiquinone] iron-sulfur protein 2, mitochondrial isoform X1, with amino-acid sequence MAGTMLRSLAKLGRPSTKLILNSNLVSPGCTVLQNRQKQWQPDVEWMEQYAGAVMYPSAITEKWAPPPWNDKDPPAEKEVSNLTINFGPQHPAAHGVLRLVLELSGESVKKCDPHVGLLHRGTEKLIEYKTYLQALPYFDRLDYVSMMCNEQAYSLAVEKLLNIQAPLRAQWIRVLFGELTRILNHIMAITTHALDIGAMTPFFWMFEEREKMFEFYERVSGARMHAAYVRPGGVHQDMPLGLMDDIYEWCKNFSIRIDEVEEMLTNNRIWKNRTVDIGVVSAEDALNYGFSGVMLRGSGIKWDLRKSQPYDKYDEVEFDVPIGSRGDCYDRYLCRVEEMRQCLRIMVQALNKMPEGEIKVDDNKVAPPKRSEMKMSMESLIHHFKLYTEGYQVPPGATYTAVEAPKGEFGVYLVSDGTSRPYRCKIKAPGFAHLAALDMMAKGHMLADVVAIIGTQDIVFGEVDR; translated from the exons ATGGCGGGGACAATGTTGAGGTCGCTAGCTAAACTCGGACGTCCTTCAACAAAATTgattttaaatagtaatttggtTAGTCCTGGTTGCACGGTTCTGCAAAACAG GCAGAAACAGTGGCAGCCTGATGTGGAGTGGATGGAGCAGTATGCTGGGGCAGTGATGTACCCCTCCGCCATCACGGAGAAATGGGCCCCCCCACCGTGGAACG ATAAGGATCCCCCCGCGGAGAAGGAGGTGTCCAATTTGACCATAAACTTCGGCCCCCAGCACCCCGCGGCCCATGGCGTGTTGCGCCTGGTCCTGGAGCTCAGCGGCGAGTCGGTGAAGAAGTGTGACCCCCACGTGGGCTTGCTGCACCGCGGCACGGAGAAACTGATCGAGTACAAGACCTACCTGCAG GCGCTGCCCTACTTCGACAGGCTCGACTACGTCTCCATGATGTGTAACGAGCAGGCGTACTCTCTGGCTGTGGAGAAGCTTCTCAACATCCAGGCCCCACTGCGCGCGCAGTGGATCAGAG TTCTCTTCGGGGAGCTGACTCGCATCCTGAACCACATCATGGCCATCACCACACACGCCCTGGACATCGGGGCCATGACCCCCTTCTTCTGGATGTtcgaggagagggagaag ATGTTTGAGTTCTATGAGCGCGTGTCCGGGGCCCGGATGCACGCGGCATATGTCAGGCCTGGTGGAGTACATCAG GATATGCCGCTGGGGCTAATGGACGACATCTACGAGTGGTGCAAGAACTTCTCCATCAGAATAGACGAGGTGGAGGAGATGCTGACCAACAACCGTATCTGGAAGAACCGCACCGTGGACATCGGGGTCGTGTCCGCCGAAGACGCGCTCAACTACGGCTTCAG TGGCGTGATGCTGAGGGGGTCCGGCATCAAGTGGGACCTGAGGAAGTCGCAGCCCTACGACAAGTATGACGAGGTGGAGTTTGACGTCCCCATCGGCAGCAGGGGCGACTGCTACGACAG GTACCTGTGCAGGGTGGAGGAGATGAGGCAGTGCCTCAGAATCATGGTCCAGGCCCTCAACAAGATGCCAGAGGGAGAAATCAAAGTGGACGACAACAAGGTGGCTCCGCCTAAGAGGTCCGAGATGAAG ATGTCCATGGAGTCTCTGATTCATCACTTTAAGCTGTACACAGAGGGTTACCAGGTGCCCCCCGGAGCTACATACACTGCTGTAGAAGCCCCCAAG gGGGAGTTTGGTGTGTATCTTGTCTCAGATGGCACCAGCAGGCCCTACCGCTGCAAGATCAAAGCCCCCGGATTCGCTCACTTG GCTGCTTTGGATATGATGGCCAAAGGACACATGTTGGCTGACGTAGTAGCCATTATTG GCACCCAGGACATAGTGTTTGGAGAAGTTGACCGTTGA
- the ndufs2 gene encoding NADH dehydrogenase [ubiquinone] iron-sulfur protein 2, mitochondrial isoform X2 translates to MAGTMLRSLAKLGRPSTKLILNSNLVSPGCTVLQNRQKQWQPDVEWMEQYAGAVMYPSAITEKWAPPPWNDKDPPAEKEVSNLTINFGPQHPAAHGVLRLVLELSGESVKKCDPHVGLLHRGTEKLIEYKTYLQALPYFDRLDYVSMMCNEQAYSLAVEKLLNIQAPLRAQWIRVLFGELTRILNHIMAITTHALDIGAMTPFFWMFEEREKMFEFYERVSGARMHAAYVRPGGVHQDMPLGLMDDIYEWCKNFSIRIDEVEEMLTNNRIWKNRTVDIGVVSAEDALNYGFSGVMLRGSGIKWDLRKSQPYDKYDEVEFDVPIGSRGDCYDRYLCRVEEMRQCLRIMVQALNKMPEGEIKVDDNKVAPPKRSEMKMSMESLIHHFKLYTEGYQVPPGATYTAVEAPKGEFGVYLVSDGTSRPYRCKIKAPGFAHLAF, encoded by the exons ATGGCGGGGACAATGTTGAGGTCGCTAGCTAAACTCGGACGTCCTTCAACAAAATTgattttaaatagtaatttggtTAGTCCTGGTTGCACGGTTCTGCAAAACAG GCAGAAACAGTGGCAGCCTGATGTGGAGTGGATGGAGCAGTATGCTGGGGCAGTGATGTACCCCTCCGCCATCACGGAGAAATGGGCCCCCCCACCGTGGAACG ATAAGGATCCCCCCGCGGAGAAGGAGGTGTCCAATTTGACCATAAACTTCGGCCCCCAGCACCCCGCGGCCCATGGCGTGTTGCGCCTGGTCCTGGAGCTCAGCGGCGAGTCGGTGAAGAAGTGTGACCCCCACGTGGGCTTGCTGCACCGCGGCACGGAGAAACTGATCGAGTACAAGACCTACCTGCAG GCGCTGCCCTACTTCGACAGGCTCGACTACGTCTCCATGATGTGTAACGAGCAGGCGTACTCTCTGGCTGTGGAGAAGCTTCTCAACATCCAGGCCCCACTGCGCGCGCAGTGGATCAGAG TTCTCTTCGGGGAGCTGACTCGCATCCTGAACCACATCATGGCCATCACCACACACGCCCTGGACATCGGGGCCATGACCCCCTTCTTCTGGATGTtcgaggagagggagaag ATGTTTGAGTTCTATGAGCGCGTGTCCGGGGCCCGGATGCACGCGGCATATGTCAGGCCTGGTGGAGTACATCAG GATATGCCGCTGGGGCTAATGGACGACATCTACGAGTGGTGCAAGAACTTCTCCATCAGAATAGACGAGGTGGAGGAGATGCTGACCAACAACCGTATCTGGAAGAACCGCACCGTGGACATCGGGGTCGTGTCCGCCGAAGACGCGCTCAACTACGGCTTCAG TGGCGTGATGCTGAGGGGGTCCGGCATCAAGTGGGACCTGAGGAAGTCGCAGCCCTACGACAAGTATGACGAGGTGGAGTTTGACGTCCCCATCGGCAGCAGGGGCGACTGCTACGACAG GTACCTGTGCAGGGTGGAGGAGATGAGGCAGTGCCTCAGAATCATGGTCCAGGCCCTCAACAAGATGCCAGAGGGAGAAATCAAAGTGGACGACAACAAGGTGGCTCCGCCTAAGAGGTCCGAGATGAAG ATGTCCATGGAGTCTCTGATTCATCACTTTAAGCTGTACACAGAGGGTTACCAGGTGCCCCCCGGAGCTACATACACTGCTGTAGAAGCCCCCAAG gGGGAGTTTGGTGTGTATCTTGTCTCAGATGGCACCAGCAGGCCCTACCGCTGCAAGATCAAAGCCCCCGGATTCGCTCACTTG GCTTTCTGA